The DNA segment ggtatacctggggtcttaggatttacaaggaaagatatgatgaGGGATTATTGTTCACTAACAGATTAAAATAGAGACCCCCTACAATCCTTTAGGCCCCCCCAACCAAGTCCACACCCCTTACCTATACCATTACTCAGCCTACTCCGGTGATTGCGGACCCCCTTAATATGGTCGCTCTCACCCAACCTCCCACTCTTCAAGTACCTCTAACTATTACCTCCACAATCCCTTCAACAAGACAGAGGATGTTTAACCTAGTGAGAGGAGCCTTTTATGCCCTTAATAGAACTGAACCAAGCgctactgaggactgctggctatgCCTGTCCTCCGGTcctccttattatgaaggaattgccttcaatggagatttcaacagaaccaatagccatacttcctgctcttggggaACAGGACAAAAACTGACCCTGACTGAAGTATCCGGGAGGAGTCCAGGTCTCTGTATAGGCACCCCACCTTCCACCCACAAACACCTATGCGGACAAATTCAATCAGTGTCCAGGACAGAAGCTAATTACTATCTTGTACCCTCCCTGGTTGGCTGGTGGACTTGCAATACAGGACTTACTCCCTGTGTATCaactaaggtttttaattcatctcatgatttttgtgtcatgatccagctgttaccccgcgtatattatcaccctgcatccagtttagaagaaagctatgcTGGCCGGCGGTCAAAAAGAACCAATTACTTTAACCCTGGCTGTATTCATGGGAATAGgtatggcagtaggagtggggacgggagtgtcagctttgatagaaggaagacaaggaattcagtctttgagggatgCTGTCAATGAAGACCTAGCAGCAATAGAGAAGTCCATTGACCCTTTAGAAAAATCTTCGACTTCCCTGTCTGAGGAAGTTTTGCAGAACAGGAGAGGCCTTGATTTgttgttcctaaaggaaggaggactgtgtgctgcccttaaagaagagtgctgcttctatgCAGATCATACAGGAATACTTAGAGATTttatgcagaaactgagagaaagattaAAGCGAAGGAAACAGGAACGGGATGCTCAACGGGGGGTGGTTTGAGTCACAACCATCTTGGataatttctttgatttctgCTGTAGCCGGACCAGTCCTTATGATatgcttagctttagttttcggcccttgtataataaatagaggaatggCTTTCATCCAGAGTAGAATTGGtacagtaaaactcatggttcttcaaaggcaatatcaacctatagttcaggtagataaagagttaggggacaccaatctctaaaattctatgattagaattagtctaaacagaagaagagggaaatgaaaggaaattaaacaaataaaaggtTTAAACTAAAAACGTCTGGGACTGAGACTGCAAAGAAAACAAGCCCGGGCATGCCCGAGTCCATCTTGAAGCTAGGTCACCGGGTCATAAAGataagggaaggaatgcaggaactGGTTCTGACTATCTTGGCTGACTCATTGACCCTCTGGCAGCCCGGCGCCTCCTGCTGGCCCCCTTTCTATAGACAGCATAGTCAAAAGCTGAAACATTAACCAGATGCGTTGTCTACTCAGATAAGCCCCCGGCTTTAGAATTCTTATATGCCCCGGCCTGCACATACTACTCTGCTGACTCATAATcatgttgctgatgtttgaatgggGCCAATCGTGTGTAACCTCGTCAATTCTGCCTAGCCCCTAAACCCTACCCTATAAAAACCCCAGTTTTTGAGTCTCGGTGTctattcctctgtctcctgtgtgagatacgtatcgacccagagctccgccattaaagctGCCTCGTGCTTTTGCAACAAGAAGGTCccttgtgtttctttgggtgacCCCACATCCCAAGACTTGAGTGGGAGGGCTCCTTCTTGGGGTCCTACATATACATCTACTGCATTTTAGATGCCAGCATATGCTCAAACAAACACTAATCCAAACTATTTCCATGTAAGACTCCCATAAGCCTTAGGCAGCTAATTGTCATGAAATGACTGTAGATGAATTGCTTTGGCAATCTGTTACTAGAGGGAGCATCCACTAATTTAATCATTTCCCTCCTCAAAATCTTGCTTTAACTCCTCCAGTAACAACAGCCTAGGTGTTGAAGACTTCTAAACTAAGAAGAACGTTAGAATATCTAAGTCCCTTATCATCAAGTAGCCTCTGCCTTCATTATTGAAGGAAAGCTCAACTTTGAGACTAATCAGCACAAAATTGCCACAAAAGCACTACCACACCCtgaaataccctaaagaaattaacttgtgatgaaccaccatggatgtCTGAGCCCTGCACTTTGAAGGAACCTTCAAAACAGAAGCCTGGGCAGCCTGTGGGCACAGCACACCAGAGAAACTGACTGAGAGGCTCAAGCTGCTCAGCTtgctgtgggtgggaaagcacagtggctggcagAATACAGCTTCCAGCAGGGCTTCCATAGCATGCAGCTCATGGGTGAACAATCAAACTCCCTTTAAGTTTCCTAGGTGGGAACTCGCCACCAGGCTTTAACCGTGCTCCAAGATGCTTGCTATGATGGCTAGACAAGTGTTCCAGAACACACCCTAGATATGTCTTCAACCCACCTCAGGAATCCCTAGAGCACCTTCCTGTCCCCTGCGTGAGGCCACGCCCCATCCAGGCCACGCCCCCGCGCCCCTTCTCCCAATACCAGTTGCAGGGATCTCCCAGAGCTTTCACTCTGCCCACAGCCCTCTCACAGGTGCCCAGCCGAGCCTTACCTTGGTCCCCATCTGTCCAGAGGTGGACACTTTATGGACCAGCTTCTGGGGCCCCTCCTGCTCTGATTCACTGTTGGACGAATCCTCTCCTGGTCCTGCAGCAGTAGGGGAAACCGCACTGGCCCCAGTGACAGCTCCTccagtgaagccctgagggtggtGCTGGCTTCTGGTCCAGGCATCCTCTCTGATTCCTGCAGGGACACAGCAGCGCCCCGAGGGGCTGTGGTCAGCTGCTGGGCTCTGCCCGAAAGTCTGAGCCCTGCACCTGGCTAGCACCATCTTCCCTTATCCCCTCCATGCAGCAACCTGGACCCGGGACTCTGGATCACAAGTCGCCCCTGCCTATATCTCGTTGGTCCTCTGCACACTTCACACCTGAGCACCCAGCCTTGGGATGTTCTGTGGTTGCTGACCCAGGATATGACCAGCACCGGAATGAGAGGATGGAAATCGAGATAAGCCTCGAAGGACCTCCCTCTTACTCCTCCTAGGGTCTGGAGGGCTCAGAGGGAATGGAGAATAGAGATAgggaggggcatgaagcagcaggtCAGGCAGTGGAGATTCTCCTCCCCTTGTTCTAGGCAGCAGGAGTGAGGAGAAGGCTCCTGAGGGAAACGGGGACATAGAGCTATCTCCTATATTCTGGGGTGCACTCTGGACCCTGAATCCCTTCACATACTCGGACCACGAGGTTCAATTCCAGCTAAGTAAAAGTTCCCTCTGCACAGGAGAAGAACTGGGTCTTACTGACCCTCAATCAGCACCACTGCTAGGAACttacctcccacctctgcctgggGGTTCTGGTCCATTATGCCACCTCTACAGTGCTGTTTAGCTTCGGGACCACCCCCATCTGGCGATTTggtagagaagagcattttctgggaggttcagctctgctctgagagctTTTGGTTCAGAAAGAGTGATTCTAAAGCGCCCATCCAGAATGCCTGGAAGAATGCACCGAACTACGTGAACAAAGTATaaagtaaagaatatatatacacacacccacaggaGAGAACACGACTCCCTGGTGCAGACTAAAGTCTGAGGAAAGAGAATCCACAGGCTGgagcctcagctcccaggcttccctggccagctgcttcagcacagccacagggaagagctaccttgcagcagcagtgcacaatgcacattcgacctcaaaatcctacacaggtgggggaagaggggctgagggagagggTAGGAAAAGGACAGGCTTCCTGCTGCCCACCTTAGAAACCTTCACAGTGCTGTTAGTGATTTTCCAATGGTGAATTCTCTACCGACTTGGTGGGGGGGGTTCTCAGTAGAGCAATCCTTTTAGCACAGAGACAGCCTCTCTTGTGCGTCAGTTATTCCCTTTAGCGAGGGAAAACACGGGGTGAAATGGACTTCAAAAGTCCTTCTGGCCCTATAATATGAAATTCTGTAACTACTAGTACACACTGCCGAGAACGTTCTAAGAAACAATAGCATCAAATGGCCTTGGTCGGAGATCCAGATCAGTGCCTAGAGTACAGAAAGCCTATACACggccaaaaccaaaataatgtcCTTTTAGTGACCTTTGTCTTAGTCTGACTATTTGGTCACAGACAAGTCAAGACAAAGACCCCTAGTAAAAGGCCTAACACAGttcagacttttccttttaatgtaaagaagacAGAGGGCACAAGCTGGGACCAAAATGTGATTATGATTCTAATGTTCTCTTCCCCACACTCTATATAGTGAAAGGTCACTTTGGCACCTATCCTGTATTTCAACCTACACATtaaactttcaggttttatattgcaacatttcccagaatccagtCAAGGGTGACTGAAGTGAAAGGTGGTCTAAGGCCCATGCCTATTTGGGGAAGAGGACGGGTTTTATTTCTTACTCTTTGAAAGGATGCTGATTGCTTAAAGACACATTGCACACCTTCACATCCAGGAGCCAGGCAATTAATTTCTCAAAGTGCAGGCATCTGTTACTTATGAAAACATAGCCTTGCAGGCTGCTCTGATCAACACAGAATTCAGTAGCCAGCTCCTAAGGCCTGTAGCTTTGAAAAGCAAAGCCAGTCTAAGCTGGTTCCTGCTAAGTAAATGACTGCAACTCAACAGCATCTGCAGCTGTAGAGGAAACCCAGGATGGCTGAAAATACTGtgtaggcaaagaaaggaaagctgcctCATTTCCCACTAAAGGCAGCTCAGGGGAAAAGCCTGGTGGAAGCCCATTGCTTCTGAGAAACTTTCAAGGAATCCCCAATTTAAAATAGTATCTGACCTACTAACTGCTTCTCCTAGTTAAAAGTGTTCACAATGGTTCTCTGACCTAAGGGACATCCACTtgccttttctttgttcagtttgtttctttgttttgagggagTCCCCTAGCACACCTCAGGCCCAATCTGACTTGGCATTTATGGCAGGTCTCCAGCATCAAACTCTATTTCTCAATATGGCTACTA comes from the Mus musculus strain C57BL/6J chromosome 14, GRCm38.p6 C57BL/6J genome and includes:
- the LOC115485924 gene encoding uncharacterized protein LOC115485924 isoform X1; this encodes MSPFPSGAFSSLLLPRTRGGESPLPDLLLHAPPYLYSPFPLSPPDPRRSKREVLRGLSRFPSSHSGAGHILGQQPQNIPRLGAQESERMPGPEASTTLRASLEELSLGPVRFPLLLQDQERIRPTVNQSRRGPRSWSIKCPPLDRWGPRPQVYPFVHPRALFPGSVKVARSRWHQSVYSSR
- the LOC115485924 gene encoding uncharacterized protein LOC115485924 isoform X2; amino-acid sequence: MLFSTKSPDGGGPEAKQHCRGGIMDQNPQAEVGGIREDAWTRSQHHPQGFTGGAVTGASAVSPTAAGPGEDSSNSESEQEGPQKLVHKVSTSGQMGTKTPGIPFCPSQSSFPWFSEGGTEQMAPVSILI